A window of Formosa sp. Hel1_31_208 contains these coding sequences:
- a CDS encoding T9SS type A sorting domain-containing protein, whose protein sequence is MIKKYTLLFFLLPLFIQAQTIEFESAITPDLSGYTGVPEFAGLGEYEIFLDTDTGVLDKPIILVDGFDPGDGRTISGLYNLLDFTGSEGQQNLADLVRAQGFDVVILNFPSYFRLTDNSLLNIDDATDNNADLVIDELDYPGSTLVDGGADFMERNAMLLVDLITTLNTDKVGDEELVIIGPSMGGLISRFALNYMENQTLDHETRLFISFDSPHLGANIPLGFQHQFNFLANGLGNDLNITALQPIVNGLLKSAAARQLLVDHFEAHLVSGSDAEFDPTKLLPEAHPYRAVFENNINSLTATGFPQNTRNVSMINGSGIGSPYLAIDNTPVTPGFVALAVQDLPIPTSPLPQTTADININLTPATVDGPQLISKIFVEGFFLFGFITLVDVEVQAEAPSFSDGVDAASGGLFNLSGFTAGLGGDPIIDSFLTSLTIDKFNFIPSVSAMALDSNPVGENDWFHDIDLGTPEGTGDTLNSTPFVNWYMPDDNEDHVQLTEQNVAFALSEIIPETLSNIEFENITSLKIEKNPIEDNLTILSNKVVDGVTITAFDITGKSVFVSQQTLERRTTLPLNLETGLYILNIQTKDNYNYRTKVVVK, encoded by the coding sequence ATGATAAAAAAATACACTTTACTCTTTTTCTTACTGCCACTTTTTATTCAAGCACAAACCATAGAGTTTGAATCTGCAATTACACCTGATTTAAGCGGGTACACTGGAGTTCCTGAATTTGCAGGACTTGGTGAGTATGAAATTTTTCTAGATACTGATACTGGTGTTTTAGACAAACCAATTATTCTTGTTGATGGATTTGATCCAGGTGATGGTAGAACTATTTCAGGATTATATAATTTATTAGACTTTACAGGTTCTGAAGGCCAGCAAAATCTTGCAGATCTAGTGAGAGCTCAAGGATTTGACGTTGTCATTTTAAATTTTCCATCATATTTCAGATTGACTGATAATTCTTTATTAAACATTGATGATGCCACCGATAATAATGCCGATCTAGTCATTGATGAATTGGATTATCCTGGAAGCACATTAGTAGATGGAGGTGCAGATTTTATGGAACGCAATGCCATGCTGTTAGTAGATTTGATTACTACTTTAAACACTGATAAAGTTGGTGATGAAGAGTTGGTCATTATCGGACCCAGTATGGGCGGACTAATTTCTCGATTTGCATTAAATTATATGGAAAATCAAACGCTTGACCACGAAACACGATTGTTTATCTCATTTGATTCGCCGCATCTTGGCGCTAATATTCCATTAGGGTTCCAACATCAATTCAACTTTCTAGCTAACGGGCTTGGTAATGATTTAAATATTACTGCTCTTCAGCCCATAGTTAATGGTCTATTAAAATCAGCGGCAGCAAGACAGCTTTTAGTAGATCATTTTGAAGCACATTTAGTAAGTGGTAGTGATGCTGAATTTGATCCAACGAAATTATTACCTGAAGCTCACCCTTATAGAGCCGTCTTTGAAAACAACATCAATAGTCTAACAGCTACGGGGTTTCCGCAGAACACAAGAAACGTATCTATGATTAACGGAAGTGGCATTGGATCTCCTTATTTAGCTATAGACAACACACCTGTAACACCAGGTTTTGTAGCTCTAGCGGTTCAAGATTTACCCATTCCAACATCTCCGCTACCGCAAACAACAGCAGATATTAACATTAACTTGACACCTGCTACAGTAGATGGCCCGCAATTAATTAGCAAAATATTTGTTGAAGGATTCTTTTTGTTTGGATTCATCACTTTAGTCGATGTTGAAGTGCAAGCAGAAGCTCCATCATTCTCTGATGGTGTTGATGCAGCATCTGGCGGACTTTTTAATTTGAGCGGATTTACAGCTGGTCTAGGAGGAGATCCAATAATAGATAGCTTCCTAACCTCATTAACCATAGATAAGTTTAATTTCATTCCTTCGGTAAGCGCTATGGCCTTAGACAGCAATCCCGTTGGTGAGAATGATTGGTTTCACGATATTGATCTTGGCACTCCAGAAGGAACAGGTGACACTTTAAATAGCACTCCTTTCGTTAACTGGTACATGCCTGATGACAACGAAGACCATGTTCAACTGACAGAACAAAATGTCGCTTTTGCATTAAGTGAAATTATCCCAGAAACCTTATCAAATATAGAATTTGAAAATATCACATCTCTTAAAATAGAAAAAAATCCTATTGAAGATAACTTAACAATCTTAAGTAATAAGGTGGTCGATGGCGTGACGATTACTGCGTTTGACATTACTGGTAAATCGGTGTTTGTATCTCAACAAACTTTAGAAAGAAGAACTACCTTACCTTTAAACTTAGAGACTGGACTATATATTCTTAATATACAAACAAAAGACAATTACAATTACAGAACCAAAGTTGTTGTGAAGTAA
- the pruA gene encoding L-glutamate gamma-semialdehyde dehydrogenase → MGKGFFNVPIAINEPVKSFAPGSPERDEVLKAYNDMWNTQIDVPLYINGENVSTGNTKTMSAPHDHQHIVGTYHLAEKSHIEDAIATALEARKTWSQLPWEHRAGIFLKAAELIAGPYRAKINAATMIAQSKTVHQAEIDAACEFIDFLRFNVQFMTDIYHEQPESTSDAWNRLEYRPLEGFTYAVTPFNFTAIAGNLPACMALMGNVVVWKPSDSQIFSAKIIMDVFKEAGVPPGVINVVFGDPVMITDTVMDSPDFSGLHFTGSTYIFKELWKKIGNNIHNYKTYPRIVGETGGKDFIVAHKSANPIQVATAISRGAFEFQGQKCSAASRAYIPSNIWDTVRERVIKDVKSFKMGSPQDLGNFITAVIHEGSFDKLAKYIDQAKADTDAEIIVGGNYDKSKGYFIEPTVIVTSNPKYTTMCTELFGPVITIYVYDENDYSATLKLVDETSEYALTGAILASDRYAVDEATKALQNCAGNFYINDKPTGAVVGQQPFGGARASGTNDKAGSALNLLRWVSPRMIKETFVTPTDYRYPFLG, encoded by the coding sequence ATGGGAAAAGGATTTTTCAACGTACCAATAGCTATAAATGAGCCGGTTAAATCTTTTGCGCCTGGATCTCCAGAACGCGATGAAGTATTAAAGGCCTACAACGACATGTGGAATACTCAAATTGATGTTCCTTTATATATTAATGGAGAGAACGTTTCTACTGGAAACACTAAAACCATGTCTGCACCGCATGACCATCAACACATTGTTGGAACATATCATTTAGCCGAAAAATCTCATATTGAAGATGCCATTGCTACAGCCTTAGAAGCGCGAAAAACATGGTCACAACTACCTTGGGAACATCGCGCTGGTATTTTCTTGAAAGCTGCCGAATTGATTGCTGGTCCTTATAGAGCAAAAATCAATGCAGCAACTATGATAGCGCAATCCAAAACAGTGCATCAAGCTGAAATTGATGCTGCTTGTGAATTCATAGATTTTTTACGTTTCAATGTTCAGTTCATGACCGACATTTACCATGAGCAACCAGAAAGCACGAGTGATGCTTGGAACCGTTTAGAATATCGTCCATTAGAAGGTTTCACCTATGCAGTAACTCCTTTTAATTTCACCGCCATCGCAGGAAACCTTCCCGCTTGTATGGCATTAATGGGAAATGTAGTGGTTTGGAAACCTAGTGATAGCCAGATTTTTTCAGCTAAAATTATTATGGATGTCTTTAAAGAAGCGGGAGTTCCTCCAGGTGTTATTAATGTGGTATTTGGAGATCCAGTAATGATTACAGATACCGTTATGGATAGTCCAGATTTTTCTGGTTTACACTTTACGGGTTCAACATATATTTTTAAAGAGCTTTGGAAAAAAATTGGAAACAATATCCATAACTATAAAACCTACCCAAGAATTGTAGGAGAAACAGGTGGAAAAGACTTTATAGTCGCTCATAAATCAGCGAATCCAATACAAGTCGCTACAGCCATTTCAAGAGGCGCCTTTGAATTTCAAGGTCAAAAATGTAGTGCTGCGTCAAGAGCCTATATTCCATCTAACATTTGGGATACTGTTAGAGAACGTGTGATTAAAGATGTAAAATCCTTTAAAATGGGCTCTCCTCAAGATTTAGGCAACTTTATTACAGCTGTGATTCACGAGGGTTCATTCGATAAATTAGCGAAATATATTGATCAAGCGAAAGCAGATACAGATGCCGAAATTATTGTTGGAGGAAACTATGATAAATCAAAAGGCTACTTTATAGAACCGACAGTCATTGTGACATCTAATCCGAAATACACAACCATGTGTACAGAGTTATTTGGCCCTGTGATTACGATATATGTTTATGATGAAAACGACTACTCAGCAACGTTAAAATTAGTTGATGAAACTAGTGAATATGCTTTGACAGGAGCTATTTTGGCTAGCGACAGATACGCGGTTGATGAAGCGACTAAAGCCTTGCAAAATTGTGCTGGAAACTTCTATATCAATGACAAACCAACGGGAGCCGTTGTTGGTCAACAACCTTTTGGAGGTGCAAGAGCATCAGGAACAAATGATAAAGCTGGAAGCGCTCTCAATCTTCTGCGCTGGGTTTCACCGCGTATGATTAAAGAAACATTTGTAACACCTACAGACTATCGTTATCCATTTTTAGGATAG
- a CDS encoding DUF6695 family protein — protein MNDGIILTLAYPETIVSHAEEWYSPLLKFVSIGSKKHVRAGHAALVLIDKTTGILEYHDFGRYITSSPNGRVRGRQTDFELNFHIIADIENDRIKNLNEILKFLATHPKLTHGEGRLYASICKSVNYKKARTHITQMQGLGFIRYAAFVKDACNCARFVTDSLIACVTDTDIKSRLIRSKSFTPSTIGNVVIADTENDVYVVSELGEIAEFKSSVSKENRRLFLDTLVDYNPSLIGTLEPKHNKIKNDHAQWLSGIAAGAWFEIYHIGSAKEFRFRRISPYGNIDCDGVYTIINKGFDIHASYQFVHYSNCQFFHITQQSETYRFEFVDHYNAV, from the coding sequence ATGAACGACGGAATAATTCTTACGCTTGCGTATCCCGAAACTATTGTCTCACATGCTGAAGAATGGTATTCGCCACTCTTGAAATTTGTATCTATAGGAAGCAAGAAACACGTAAGAGCAGGTCATGCTGCTTTGGTGTTGATTGATAAAACTACGGGCATCTTAGAGTATCACGATTTTGGCAGATATATTACCTCTTCGCCAAATGGAAGAGTAAGAGGGCGTCAAACCGATTTCGAATTGAATTTTCATATCATTGCTGATATTGAAAATGATAGGATTAAGAATTTGAATGAGATTCTTAAATTTTTAGCAACACATCCCAAATTGACTCATGGTGAGGGTCGTTTATACGCATCTATATGCAAATCGGTTAATTATAAAAAAGCACGTACACATATTACGCAAATGCAAGGCTTAGGGTTTATTAGGTATGCTGCTTTTGTGAAAGACGCCTGTAATTGCGCTCGATTTGTAACCGATAGTTTGATTGCTTGTGTCACAGATACTGACATTAAATCAAGGTTAATTAGGTCAAAGAGTTTTACGCCTAGTACGATAGGTAACGTCGTTATTGCCGATACCGAAAATGATGTCTATGTCGTTTCTGAGCTCGGAGAGATTGCCGAATTCAAATCCTCGGTAAGTAAAGAAAATAGACGTTTGTTCTTGGATACTTTAGTAGATTATAATCCGAGTTTAATAGGAACCCTTGAGCCAAAACACAATAAAATCAAAAATGACCATGCCCAATGGTTAAGTGGTATTGCAGCAGGTGCTTGGTTTGAAATATATCACATAGGTAGTGCTAAAGAATTTAGATTTAGACGTATTTCGCCTTATGGAAATATTGATTGTGATGGTGTGTATACTATTATAAACAAAGGTTTTGATATTCACGCTTCATATCAATTTGTACATTATTCAAACTGCCAGTTTTTCCATATTACTCAACAATCAGAAACCTATAGGTTTGAGTTTGTAGATCATTATAACGCAGTCTAG
- the apaG gene encoding Co2+/Mg2+ efflux protein ApaG, which produces MVQQVTSGIKISIETSFEGTFYKNYKVHFAFGYKVTIENQSKDSVQLNSRYWKILDALNNTEIVEGEGVIGKKPVLKPGESHTYNSGCLLTSPFGAMQGHYNMVNFTNTNKFKVIIPSFKLSAPFAQN; this is translated from the coding sequence ATGGTTCAACAAGTCACAAGCGGAATAAAAATATCTATCGAAACATCTTTCGAGGGTACATTTTATAAAAACTATAAAGTACACTTTGCTTTTGGTTATAAAGTGACTATTGAGAACCAGAGTAAAGATTCTGTTCAATTAAATTCGAGATATTGGAAAATCTTGGACGCTTTAAATAATACTGAAATTGTTGAAGGCGAAGGAGTGATTGGTAAAAAACCAGTCTTGAAACCTGGTGAATCTCACACTTATAATTCTGGTTGTCTATTAACTTCTCCATTTGGAGCCATGCAAGGCCATTATAACATGGTAAACTTCACAAATACAAACAAATTTAAAGTGATCATACCTTCTTTTAAATTGAGTGCTCCTTTTGCACAAAACTAG
- a CDS encoding aminotransferase class V-fold PLP-dependent enzyme — protein MLKDLQLFNELVEVLISEEQNNPVATPINTTELFDTLNLQLNDDPIVDKDFKKTVTDIIKSTPKTASTSFFNQLFGGRISRATLGDLLAVMLNNSMYTYKVAGPQVGIEKVILHKICEMINYPKSADGTFAPGGSMSNYMAVLMARDKYNPAARNKGISNTMTLYTSEESHYSITKNASFIGVGRDQVRTIKTNDRGEMLAEDLDTQISKDIENGLQPFFVNATAGTTVLGAFDDVEKISIICRKHDVWLHLDGAYCGAVIFSTQYKSLVKGIEHSDSFSVNAHKMLGTPLSCSIIVTKNKNNLYQSFSNEAEYLYQTNDDDFNLGKTSLQCGRRNDALKLWTLWKSVGNIGLESIVNHQFKLAALARKYINNHADYTLYSFENSISVCFNYKTISAKTLCTSLYEDSKLMVGFGKFRNQDFVRMVTINTLLQEADILNFFKTIESFTSSTDLLTHNR, from the coding sequence ATGTTAAAGGATTTACAACTGTTTAACGAACTCGTAGAAGTCTTGATTTCCGAAGAACAAAACAATCCCGTAGCTACTCCTATTAATACTACTGAGCTTTTCGACACCCTGAATTTACAGCTTAATGATGACCCGATTGTTGATAAGGACTTCAAAAAAACAGTAACAGACATCATTAAGTCAACACCAAAAACTGCTTCAACATCTTTTTTTAATCAGTTATTTGGTGGACGCATTAGTCGTGCAACCCTCGGGGATTTGCTTGCCGTAATGTTAAATAATAGTATGTACACATACAAAGTTGCGGGACCACAAGTAGGTATTGAAAAAGTTATATTGCATAAGATATGCGAGATGATTAACTATCCAAAATCGGCAGATGGTACATTTGCTCCTGGGGGTTCTATGAGTAATTACATGGCTGTTTTAATGGCACGTGATAAATATAATCCAGCGGCCAGAAACAAAGGGATTTCAAACACAATGACCCTATATACTTCGGAAGAATCACATTATTCGATTACTAAAAACGCTTCTTTTATCGGCGTTGGACGCGACCAAGTGAGAACAATTAAAACAAATGATCGTGGAGAAATGCTTGCCGAAGACCTCGATACGCAGATATCAAAGGATATCGAAAATGGCTTGCAACCCTTTTTCGTAAATGCTACTGCTGGCACTACAGTACTAGGCGCTTTTGATGATGTCGAAAAGATAAGTATTATTTGTAGAAAACACGATGTTTGGTTGCATTTGGATGGTGCATATTGCGGAGCAGTTATTTTTAGCACGCAATATAAAAGTCTAGTAAAAGGTATTGAGCACTCCGATTCGTTTAGCGTAAATGCCCATAAAATGCTGGGAACTCCTTTGAGTTGTTCAATTATTGTGACCAAAAACAAGAATAATTTATACCAATCTTTTTCTAATGAAGCAGAGTATCTCTATCAAACCAATGATGACGATTTCAATTTAGGAAAAACCTCTTTACAATGCGGGCGAAGAAACGATGCTTTAAAATTATGGACATTATGGAAATCGGTTGGAAATATCGGACTCGAATCCATTGTTAATCATCAATTTAAATTAGCAGCACTTGCCCGTAAGTACATCAATAACCATGCAGACTATACTTTATATAGCTTTGAAAATTCCATTTCAGTATGTTTCAATTACAAAACTATTTCGGCCAAAACCTTATGCACATCGCTATATGAAGACTCAAAACTAATGGTTGGCTTCGGAAAGTTTAGAAACCAAGACTTTGTTAGAATGGTGACTATCAACACCTTATTACAAGAAGCAGACATCCTTAATTTTTTCAAAACTATTGAATCATTTACGAGTTCAACTGATTTATTAACCCATAATCGGTAG